DNA sequence from the Arthrobacter crystallopoietes genome:
TTTCCGCCACGTTCTGCAAGACCCCGCCGGCCCCGGCAATTCACGCTCCGAAGGGTGGCAGCGATGACCACCAAAGAAACCACCGTGCGGCCCGGAGCCGCCAGCGCCGCGGCCTTCGCGCAGTCCGGCAAGACCACCGGGATGCAGAAGCGCGTCCTGGCCGGCGGCAGCGTGGGGCAGTTCATCGAGTTCTACGATTTCGCCCTGTACGGGCTGTCCGCAGTGACGCTTTCGCAGCTGTTCTTCCCGGGCGAGAACGCCCTGATCGGCCTGCTGGCCACGTTCGCCACCTTCGGCGTCGCCTTTATCGCCCGTCCCATTGGCGGCCTGTTTTTCGGCCAGCTGGGCGACCGGATCGGCCGGCGCAAGGTCCTCTACATCACGCTGGTGACCATCGGCGGGGCGACCGCAGCGATCGGCCTGCTGCCGCCGTACGCCGCGGTGGGCGCGCTCGCCCCGGCGCTGCTGGTGCTCTGCCGGCTGCTGCAGGGCTTCTCCGCTGGCGGTGAATCCGTGGGCGCGCCGGCCTTCGTGTTCGAGCACGCCCCGGTCAACCGCCGCGGCTTCTGGCTCAACATCACGCTGGCGGCCACCGCGCTGCCGTCCGTGGTGGCCGGCGCGATGATCCTGATCCTCAGCCAGAGCCTGTCCGACGATGCATTCTTCGCCTGGGGCTGGCGCATTCCGTTCCTGCTGGCGCTGCCGCTGTCCCTGTTCGGCGTGTGGATCCGCTCCAAGACCGAGGAGTCCGAGGCCTTCAAGCAGGTCGCCGCGAAGGCCGAGCAGAAGGAATACAGTCCCATCCGCGACGCGTTCCGCGAGAACAAGGTGCGGATGCTGCAGGTCATCTTCGTCATGGGCCTGACCGCGATGGGCTTCTACTTCCTCTCCGGCTACTTCGTCGGCTACGTGCAGACCACCGGCAACCTCAGCCGCGAGGCGTCCCTGATGGCCAACGCCGCGGCGATGCTGTTCTACGCGCTGCTGCTGCCGATCGGCGGAATCATCGGCGACCGGGTGGGCCGCAAGCCGATGCTGGTCGCCGGGTCCGCCGCGATCGCCCTGCTGGCCTTCCCCTGCTTCATGCTGGTGACCAGCGGTTCCTTCGGCCTGGCCATGCTGGGACAGCTGCTCTTCGTGGTCCCGCTGTGCATCTACGGCGGCGGCTGCTACACCTTCTTCGTCGAGATCTTCAGCACGAAGACCCGCTTCACCTCCGCCGCGGTCAGCTACAACCTGGGCTACGCGCTCTTCGGCGGCACGGCCCCGTTCATCGGCACCGCCCTGGTCACCGCCACCGGGATCGGCTTCTCGCCGGCGTTCTGGCTCTGCGGGGCAGCGGTCATCGTGTTCCTGCTGCTCACGCTGACCAAGGTCCCGGAAACCCGCGGCCGCCTGGGCTGACGAAGAACGACGGCGGGAGCCCGCCTTCCGCCGTCATTCTCTGCCAACGCATTTATCACCTTCACGCTCATCGCCTTTGCCCTTATCGCCTTCGCCGGCCTGTGCTGCCGGTCCCTCAGCCTTACAGGAGTTCCACCATGACAGCCGAAGCCTTCCTCCAGGACTTCCACCACGTGGCCACCATCGGCGCAACGCCGAACAACGGGGTGCACCGCCAGGCCGGCACCGACGAGGACCGGCAGACGCGCGACTGGTTCGCCGGGTTCGCGGCCGAGCACGGCTGGGAGGTGCGGGTGGACGGCATCGGCAACATGTTCGCGCTGCTGGAATTCCGGCCCGGGGCGAAGTTCGTGCTGATCGGCTCGCACCTGGACAGCCAGCCGCTGGGCGGGCGCTTTGACGGCGCGTACGGCGTGCTCGCCGGGCTGCATGCCGCGGCCCGGATCGAGGCGAACGTGCGTGCCGGCGGAGAGTTGCCGCCGTTCAACCTGGCGGTGGTCAACTGGTTCAACGAGGAGGGCGGGCGGTTTGCCCCGTCGATCATGGGCAGCTCGGTCTACGCAGGGATCATGGACCGCGGGCAGATGCTGGACGTGCGGGACCTGCAGGGTGTTTCGGTGCGCGAGGCGCTCACGGGGATAGGCTACCTCGGCACGGACGAGGCGCCGGAGCCGGTGAGCTACGCGGAGATCCACATCGAGCAGGGCCGCATCCTGGAGCGCGAGGGCCTGACCATCGGCGCGGTGGACTCCAGCTGGTACACGCAGAAGCTGGACATCGAGGTGCTCGGCGAGCAGTCCCACACCGGCGCCACCGCGATGGCGGACCGGCACGACGCGCTGGTGGCGGCGTCCAAGATTGTCCTGATGGTCCACGATGTCACCGGGAACTTCGAGGAGGAAGCGCTGGTTTCCTCGGTGGGGCAGCTGACACTGGAGCCGAACTCGCCCATTGTGGTGGCGCGCCGGGTGCACCTGGTGGCGGACCTGCGTTCCAACAGCCCCGAGATCGTAAAGTCCGCGCGGGACAGCCTGCTGGCGGACGTCGCCGCGCTCGCCGAGGAGCACGACATCCGGATCAACGTGAAGGACTTCGACATCCGCGCCAATCAGTACTACCCGGAATCCGGCGTGGAGCTGACCGAGAAGATGGCGGCCAACCTGGGCCTGGGCGTGCGCCGGATCCAGACGATGGCCGGGCACGATTCGGTGGCGATGAACCGGATTGTCCCGTCGGTGATGATGTTCATTCCGTCCGTGGACGGCGTCTCGCACTGCGAGCGGGAGTTCACCACGGACGCGGACATGCTGGCCGGGCTCGACGCGCTGACCGAGGTGGCGCTGGAGCTGGTCAACGGCGCGCTGCTGGACGGGGGGTCGATCCCGGCCGCCGAAGGCGACGCTACCTCCGCCGCCGTCGTTGCCGATTCCTCCGGCGCCGTCGCCACCGCAGGAGCCACGGCATGAGCAAGCCGCATTACCTGAGCGCGGTCGAGGCGCTGCGGCTGTTCCGTTCCCGCGATCTCTCCCCGGTGGAGCTGATGGAGTCCGTCGTCGAGCGCACCGCGGAAACCAACGGGACCGTCAACGCGTTCACCGAGACCATGTTCGGCGACGCCCTCGCCGCCGCCCGAGACGCCGAGCAACGCTACCAGCGCGGGGATTACGACGGCGGGGGCTCGGGTTCCGCTGCCGGTTCAGCCCTGCTGGGCCTGCCCATCGCAACCAAGGAGAAGCATGCCATCGCCGGACGCAGCCTGAGCCAAGGCCTGCTGTCCTGCGCTGACGACGTCGCAGCTGCCGACCATCCGGTGGTCGAGCGGATCAAGGCCGCGGGCGGAATCATCCATGCCCGGACCACGTCGCCCGAGTTCAGCTGCGCCACCATCACGCACAGCCCGATGTGGGGCGTCACCCGGAACCCCTGGAATCCGGAGTACTCGCCGGGTGGGTCCTCAGGTGGGGCCGGCGCCGCGCTGGCCGCCGGCATGGCCACGCTGGCCACGGCGTCGGATATCGCCGGTTCCACCCGGCTGCCCGCATCCTTCACCGGGAACGTCGGGTTCAAGGCACCGTACGGACGGATCCCCGGGATGCCGCCGCTTTCAAATGATTGGTACCGCGGCGACGGGCCGATGGCGCGCACGGTCGCTGACACCGCGCTGCTGACCAACGTCATGTCCGGACCGCACCCGATCGACCACACCTCCGTGGGTCCGGCCGAACCGTTGCCGCTGGAGTTCGGCCCGGTCGACGGCATGCGCATCGCTCTGTGCGTCCGCCTCGGCGACTACCCGGTCATGGCCGATGTGGAAGCCAACACGCGTGCCGTCGCCGCTGCGCTGGAAGCAGCCGGCGCCGTCGTCGTTGAAATCGACCTGCCCTGGTCCAGCCGGGAGATCAGCGAAACCATCTTCACGCACTTCGGCCACCTCCTCGGTACTGCGATGCAGGAAGCGACTGCCGGCAGCGAGGACCAGCTCGCCCCCTACACCCGCCGCTTCATGGCCGACGCCCGTGCCGCCGCAACGCGCAACAGCCTGCTCGACGGGCTGAAGGCCGAGACGCGCATCCAGGCGCAGCTCGCCACCGCCATGGCCGGGTTCGATGCCCTGCTCTGTCCCGCGTCCGCGGTCTCGGCGCTGAAGGCCGACGAGGATTACCTCGACGGGATCGACGTCGGGGGAGTGCACCTGGACCACTACTGGCAGGCGCACATGACCGCCCCGTTCAACATCAACAACCGCTGCCCGGTGCTCGCCGTCCCCAGCGGACTGTCCGACGTCGGCGTGCCCACCGGCGTGCAGATCGTCGGCCACCCCTATGACGACCTCACGGTCTTCCGCGTCGGCGCCGCCGTGGAGCAGGCCCGCCCCTGGGCCGGAAAGCTGCCACCGCTGTAGGGCTGCCGCTGGCGCAGGAGATCCGTGTTGTTTACATCACATGCAAAGCATGCTTACATTGATTGCACGTTCCATGCGGGGGAGGGGGACAGCCATGGGAAACCGCCTAGCGAAGCCAGCTGCTGTCTCTGCCCGCGTTCTCCTCGCCGCCGGTCTCGGCGCGCTGGGATGGACGTTCTTTTCAACAACGACGGCGGCTGCTTCCGACGAATCCGCCGGTCTGACGGCTGTCGAAACGGCGCTTCAAGCAGCGGAAAAACCGGCCGCAGAATTGACCGATCCCGCAGTTGCAGCGGTCAACGCAGTGGTCGGTCAAGCCACTCCTGATCCGTCCGGGACCCCGGCGCCTGCAGCCCAGCCGGCTCCGGCTGATCTTGGTGTAATTCAGGAAGTCGGGGCCGCCGTCGAGGATGCCGCACCCGTAATCGAGGCCCCGGCGACGGAAGCCGTCCAACC
Encoded proteins:
- a CDS encoding MFS transporter; this translates as MTTKETTVRPGAASAAAFAQSGKTTGMQKRVLAGGSVGQFIEFYDFALYGLSAVTLSQLFFPGENALIGLLATFATFGVAFIARPIGGLFFGQLGDRIGRRKVLYITLVTIGGATAAIGLLPPYAAVGALAPALLVLCRLLQGFSAGGESVGAPAFVFEHAPVNRRGFWLNITLAATALPSVVAGAMILILSQSLSDDAFFAWGWRIPFLLALPLSLFGVWIRSKTEESEAFKQVAAKAEQKEYSPIRDAFRENKVRMLQVIFVMGLTAMGFYFLSGYFVGYVQTTGNLSREASLMANAAAMLFYALLLPIGGIIGDRVGRKPMLVAGSAAIALLAFPCFMLVTSGSFGLAMLGQLLFVVPLCIYGGGCYTFFVEIFSTKTRFTSAAVSYNLGYALFGGTAPFIGTALVTATGIGFSPAFWLCGAAVIVFLLLTLTKVPETRGRLG
- a CDS encoding M20 family metallo-hydrolase — its product is MTAEAFLQDFHHVATIGATPNNGVHRQAGTDEDRQTRDWFAGFAAEHGWEVRVDGIGNMFALLEFRPGAKFVLIGSHLDSQPLGGRFDGAYGVLAGLHAAARIEANVRAGGELPPFNLAVVNWFNEEGGRFAPSIMGSSVYAGIMDRGQMLDVRDLQGVSVREALTGIGYLGTDEAPEPVSYAEIHIEQGRILEREGLTIGAVDSSWYTQKLDIEVLGEQSHTGATAMADRHDALVAASKIVLMVHDVTGNFEEEALVSSVGQLTLEPNSPIVVARRVHLVADLRSNSPEIVKSARDSLLADVAALAEEHDIRINVKDFDIRANQYYPESGVELTEKMAANLGLGVRRIQTMAGHDSVAMNRIVPSVMMFIPSVDGVSHCEREFTTDADMLAGLDALTEVALELVNGALLDGGSIPAAEGDATSAAVVADSSGAVATAGATA
- a CDS encoding amidase, which encodes MSKPHYLSAVEALRLFRSRDLSPVELMESVVERTAETNGTVNAFTETMFGDALAAARDAEQRYQRGDYDGGGSGSAAGSALLGLPIATKEKHAIAGRSLSQGLLSCADDVAAADHPVVERIKAAGGIIHARTTSPEFSCATITHSPMWGVTRNPWNPEYSPGGSSGGAGAALAAGMATLATASDIAGSTRLPASFTGNVGFKAPYGRIPGMPPLSNDWYRGDGPMARTVADTALLTNVMSGPHPIDHTSVGPAEPLPLEFGPVDGMRIALCVRLGDYPVMADVEANTRAVAAALEAAGAVVVEIDLPWSSREISETIFTHFGHLLGTAMQEATAGSEDQLAPYTRRFMADARAAATRNSLLDGLKAETRIQAQLATAMAGFDALLCPASAVSALKADEDYLDGIDVGGVHLDHYWQAHMTAPFNINNRCPVLAVPSGLSDVGVPTGVQIVGHPYDDLTVFRVGAAVEQARPWAGKLPPL